The following coding sequences are from one Phoenix dactylifera cultivar Barhee BC4 unplaced genomic scaffold, palm_55x_up_171113_PBpolish2nd_filt_p 000194F, whole genome shotgun sequence window:
- the LOC103697039 gene encoding probable magnesium transporter NIPA2 isoform X2: MSYALLVLVGCFVVLVFFLGFGVLGLGFGYLAWISTMVMSSDNIRGLVLALSSSVFIGSSFIFKKQGLKKAGVTGVRAGSGGHSYLHEPLWWFGMITMIGGEVANFSAYAFAPAILVTPLGALSIIVSAVLAHFVLDEKLHIFGILGCILCVVGSTTIVLHAPKEKDIESVKEVWSLATEPGFIAYSCVIIFLVIFLIIQLAPHYGNTHLVVYIGICSLMGSLTVMSVKALAIAIKLTFKGTNRFIYAQTWLFAAVVVICCLLQLNYLNKALDTFNTAVVSPVYYVMFTTFTIFASMIMFKVIC; the protein is encoded by the exons ATGAGTTATGCGTTGCTAGTTTTGGTTGGATGCTTTGTAGTTTTGGTGTTCTTTTTGGGGTTTGGTGTCTTGGGATTGGGTTTCGGGTATTTAGCTTGGATTTCGACCATGGTGATGTCATCCGATAACATCCGGGGCTTGGTGTTGGCCCTCTCATCGAGTGTTTTTATTGGCTCGAGCTTTATTTTTAAGAAGCAAGGGTTGAAGAAGGCCGGCGTTACTGGAGTCAGAGCAG GATCTGGAGGTCACTCATACCTGCATGAACCTTTGTGGTGGTTCGGAATGATTACCA TGATTGGGGGTGAGGTAGCTAATTTTTCTGCTTATGCATTTGCTCCAGCAATACTTGTGACTCCTTTGGGAGCTCTGAGCATTATTGTCAG CGCAGTGCTAGCACATTTTGTTTTGGATGAAAAATTGCACATTTTTGGTATCCTCGGCTGCATTCTTTGTGTTGTGGGTTCGACAACTATTGTATTGCATGCCCCGAAAGAGAAAGATATTGAATCAGTGAAGGAAGTTTGGAGCCTTGCTACTGAACCAG GTTTCATTGCCTACAGCTGCGTGATCATTTTCTTGGTTATTTTCTTGATCATCCAGTTAGCTCCACATTATGGCAATACACATTTGGTTGTATATATTGGAATTTGCTCGCTGATGGGTTCTCTTACG GTAATGAGTGTGAAAGCATTGGCCATTGCCATAAAGCTAACATTTAAGGGAACAAATCGATTTATCTATGCTCAGACTTGGCTTTTTGCTGCTGTTGTAGTTATATGTTGTCTCTTGCAGTTGAACTACCTAAACAAG GCATTGGACACATTTAATACTGCTGTGGTTTCTCCTGTCTATTATGTGATGTTCACTACTTTCACTATCTTTGCTAGCATGATCATGTTCAAGGTGATATGCTAG
- the LOC103697039 gene encoding probable magnesium transporter NIPA2 isoform X1, which produces MSYALLVLVGCFVVLVFFLGFGVLGLGFGYLAWISTMVMSSDNIRGLVLALSSSVFIGSSFIFKKQGLKKAGVTGVRAGSGGHSYLHEPLWWFGMITTILVTPLGALSIIVSAVLAHFVLDEKLHIFGILGCILCVVGSTTIVLHAPKEKDIESVKEVWSLATEPGFIAYSCVIIFLVIFLIIQLAPHYGNTHLVVYIGICSLMGSLTVMSVKALAIAIKLTFKGTNRFIYAQTWLFAAVVVICCLLQLNYLNKALDTFNTAVVSPVYYVMFTTFTIFASMIMFKVIC; this is translated from the exons ATGAGTTATGCGTTGCTAGTTTTGGTTGGATGCTTTGTAGTTTTGGTGTTCTTTTTGGGGTTTGGTGTCTTGGGATTGGGTTTCGGGTATTTAGCTTGGATTTCGACCATGGTGATGTCATCCGATAACATCCGGGGCTTGGTGTTGGCCCTCTCATCGAGTGTTTTTATTGGCTCGAGCTTTATTTTTAAGAAGCAAGGGTTGAAGAAGGCCGGCGTTACTGGAGTCAGAGCAG GATCTGGAGGTCACTCATACCTGCATGAACCTTTGTGGTGGTTCGGAATGATTACCA CAATACTTGTGACTCCTTTGGGAGCTCTGAGCATTATTGTCAG CGCAGTGCTAGCACATTTTGTTTTGGATGAAAAATTGCACATTTTTGGTATCCTCGGCTGCATTCTTTGTGTTGTGGGTTCGACAACTATTGTATTGCATGCCCCGAAAGAGAAAGATATTGAATCAGTGAAGGAAGTTTGGAGCCTTGCTACTGAACCAG GTTTCATTGCCTACAGCTGCGTGATCATTTTCTTGGTTATTTTCTTGATCATCCAGTTAGCTCCACATTATGGCAATACACATTTGGTTGTATATATTGGAATTTGCTCGCTGATGGGTTCTCTTACG GTAATGAGTGTGAAAGCATTGGCCATTGCCATAAAGCTAACATTTAAGGGAACAAATCGATTTATCTATGCTCAGACTTGGCTTTTTGCTGCTGTTGTAGTTATATGTTGTCTCTTGCAGTTGAACTACCTAAACAAG GCATTGGACACATTTAATACTGCTGTGGTTTCTCCTGTCTATTATGTGATGTTCACTACTTTCACTATCTTTGCTAGCATGATCATGTTCAAGGTGATATGCTAG